The genomic interval TCTGCGGTGGAGGCTGTAGGATAGTGATGAAGGATGTGCCTCTGCGGTGGAGGCTGTAGGATAGTGATGAAGGATGTGCCTCTGCGGTGGAGGCTGTATGATAGTGATGAAGGATGTGCCTCTGCGGTGGAGGCTGTATGATAGTGATGAAGGATGTGCCTCTGCGGTGGAGGCTGTATGATAGTGATGAAGGATGTGCCTCTGCGGTGGAGGCTGTAGGAGAGTGATGAAGGATGTGCCTCTGCGGTGGAGGCTGTATGATAGTGATGAAGGATGTATCTCTGGGATGTAGGCTATATGGTAGTGATGAAGGATGTATCTCTGGGATGTAGGCTATATGGTAGTGATGAAGGATGTAGCTCTGGGATGTAGGCTGTATGATAGTGATGAAGGATGTGCCTCTGCGGTGGAGGCTGTATGATAGTGATGAAGGATGTGCCTCTGCGGTGGAGGCTGTAGGATAGTGATGAAGGATGTGCCTCTGCGGTGGAGGCTGTAGGATAGTGATGAATGATGTGCCTCTGCGGTGGAGGCTGTATGATAGTGATGAAGGATGTGCCTCTGCGGTGGAGGCTGTAGGATAGTGATGAAGGATGTGCCTCTGCGGTGGAGGCTGTAGGATAGTGATGAAGGATGTGCCTCTGCGGTGGAGGCTGTAGGATGGTGATGAAGGATGTGCTTCTGCGGTGGAGGCTGTAGGATAGTGATGAAGGATGTGCCTCTGCGGTGGAGGCTGTATGATAGTGATGAAGGATGTGCCTCTGCGGTGGAGGCTGTAGGATAGTGATGAAGGATGTGCCTCTGCGGTGGAGGCTGTATGATAGTGATGAAGGATGTGCCTCTGCGGTGGAGGCTGTAGGATAGTGATGAAGGATGTGCCTCTGCGGTGGAGGCTGTAGGATAGTGATGAAGGATGTGCCTCTGCGGTGGAGGCTGTAGGATAGTGATGAAGGATGTGCCTCTGCGGTGGAGGCTGTAGGATAGTGATGAAGGATGTGCCTCTGCGGTGGAGGCTGTAGAATAGTGATGAAAGAGTGTGTGGATACAATTCTTGGATAAAGACAATAGGCTGATATTGAAGAAATGCTTAGACGCAAATTCATTGAATTAAGTAATGGTAAACTGGTGTTGACATTACCAACATTTTGACAACAACCTGACACCTTGTTTGTTCATTCACTCTGAAATGAAAAATAGAATTCTGTCAAGGTTGGTCATCTGTCGTAACTAGTGTGTATTTTTTTTAAGGAGTGGGTCAATCCCAAACTGAAATAGCAGTAGGCTGGAATCAAACCCATGCAGCAACGTTATACTGTATATGCAGCGGCTTAGCCTGCAAGACAATCAAAAGGCCACTACGGGTTTTACATATATTTTGGATTTCCAATGTTCCCTAACATATATTCCCTTGTCTTCTTTCCACAGAGAGACCATGTTGCTGTACCAAGGTTCTGGGAATACCTATACTGGGAATACCACTGCCCCTCTCTAGCTGGATCATCTGACACCAACTCCCCCAAGATTTCCTGACGGATATAATCCAATTCATCCCTCCATATTTTGGATATTCCGATCGAAGCAATAGTGGCATTGGCACATGTAAACATGGTTCCCGCCTTCTATACACTTGTGTATTTTTTCTGTTTGCGCATTTTACACATAACAGGGACTTTCAAAACCGGAATGTTCTCTCATTAAATTGTTCAAATGTTTTTGTCATTGGAAACTCATCTGGAGAGGAACATCTCTGATCAGAGGTGGGCATGCACTACGTTTGGGTAGCGACCAGTCATACAGCATTGTTGAAGATGTAAAGCTATCTAACCTCAGTCCTATGCCCTCAAATGCTAATTTAGCACCATACATTGTTGTGAAAGTAAAGCCATACTCAGCATGCATGCTCAACTGTGAATACGAACTCTATTATTCAGGGTGTTCAGGATCAACCATGAACATATATCGGAGCATGATTTTTACCTGTGCAACGTAGGTGTGAATATTTACAAAGTAATACCGTACGTGAATGTATTTTTACTGTGAAACGATGTACAAAAGTATGAGCCATCATATCAGGGTCTTAAATCATAATTTGGATTCCACTTCTTGTGAGCGTCAACGTGGacaatattaataacattcaCTGTATCTTCAAACAAATCTTTTACAAAAATTGTACAAATCTTGTGACAAAACCACAGCTGTTGTTGAAAGTGCAGGGTGTCTCTGGAACATAGCACTGCTGCATTAGTGCCTACATTTCTGGCTAGCTgggcatccctccctcccttctctctcttacaATGAGCCAGAAGTTGGAGAAGTTGACCTTGGAGACGGACCAGAGCTGTCAGCCTCTGGTCTACACCGTGGAGGAGCTGGAGTGTAAGATTTGCTACAACCGTTATGACACGCGCACCCGCAAGCCCAAGGTGTTGGGCTGCCTCCACCGCGTCTGCGCCAAATGCCTGAAGAAGATCGTGGAGAACTCGTCCCCCAGCATTGTCAGCTGCCCCTTCTGCCGCCACGAGACGCACGTGTCCGACGATGACATCTGGCTGCTGCAGGACGACAGCAACATCCTGGCCATCCTCACCTACCAGGACCGCGCCAGGAAGAGTGGCGGTTCCATCACTCCGAGTGGGGAGGTGCTGCTCACTCCGGGCAGCCTGAGCGGGAGTGGCGGTGGAGAGGGTGGCTGTGGTGGTACTGGGGGCGGCTGCGTCACAACCAGTGAGCAGTCACACAGCTCCTCCGACTGCCTGGTCATCACCATCATGGAGGTGCCGGGCGAGTCGCAGTCATCAGACTCCATGAGCATGCTCAATATGGTGCGCCTGTACCGGCCCGCCAGCCTGGCCTCGCTGCCCTGCCACCTGCCCGCGCAGAAGTGCGGCGCATGGACCTCTCGCACCTTCCCCAGCTTCCTTATCGGCGTCCTGTGTCTAGTCTACTTCTCATCGCTGCCGCTGGGCATCTATCTTCTGATGATCCAGCAGCTCACCCTGGGAATCATCCTGGTCAGCCTGGTGCCCTCCACCCTGGTTCTGTGTGTCTTCTACGGCTTCTGTCAATGCCTGTGCCATGAGATCATGCAGTCCATAGCCACATAACCATGCCTCCGCTTTACTCCCCTTCTCCATCCTAATACCAATGTATTTCTATCAATGGATGTGACATAGCAAGACCTGTAAAAGACAAAGCCAAATCACCAATGCAAATCTATACCCCGTCCTTTTGTAAAATACACCCCCACCCCTTCCTTTTACCTTCTTCAGATAATACCAGCACTAAAACTTCTGAGTGACCACTTGGATTTGGATGTATGGCTTGACTATTCAAGACAACCTGTGAAAGGCCCACGGCCTGATGAATGGTTTTCTAATTACACAGCTCAACCTGCATCAGATTGCTGCCGTTTGTGTTCATGCAGCTCACCGGAATGGGCTTCAGTTATTACTGTGACGATCACCAAACTGTATTGTTCAAAAATAATATGATCCTCTCAGTGTTAACCGTACCGTGGTAGAATACCCATCTGCTCGACCAATGGGCAACGGACTATGAAAACCCATAGTTTTAAGGATGTATTCAGACAGTCAGCAGTCACCATGTATACGCCATGTTCCTAGTTGCCTTTTAAAGGCATGTCTGTTTGTGCCCCTGCAGTAACTTAACGTTGTAAAACCTGTCTGTGTCATTGCATTGGGAACGGACAAACCGCCTAAACTGTTACTAGATATTTCAATAAAAGACTCAAGACACTTTTGTGATCTTTGCCATTCTTTTTTTAATTTCCCCCATAACCCACATTTCCTGGGCAACTGATTCCAATTTGGACTTAATAGGATACAATCACATTGCTTATACTTAAAAATGAAGATGGAATAAGTTATGTAAAAATACAAAACATGCAAGTTATCATATAGGAACACGACACACAGCTACATAAGAAGGTTCATGAACACTATCCACAAGGGACTCGAGAAATCAATGTATTATCCACAGTCGTCGTTTATGCTGAAGAGTTACCCGCAGTGAAAAGTGTACCATTTTGTGATGTGTGAATCAGTCGGTTCCAGCCCCACAGACCTATTCTGCTAAAGTGCTGACGTTTTGCTAACTCAAGCTAATTTTAGTGTTGTTGCTCCGGAGACCTGGCACATGGGAGCACCCCCATGGCATCAAAGGACCTCAGCTCCTAAAAGCTTCTTGTTAGCTATTACAGGAGAGCAACTCAAAGGAATATGTGGCTGGCACAATCAAATGCTGCTAATTATAAGAAACCTTACCTAGCACTAGAACTTAGAAATAGCATTAATCAACCACTATATGAATATGTTAGAACCACACAATTTGTGCAGAACCTGTGTCTAATGGTAACACTCCCAGTCAATTAGATcatgtccaccatttttttttttttttttttacctttatttaactaggcaagtcagttaagaacaaattcttatttacactgacAGCCTACACCTgcaaaacccggacgatgctgggccaattgtgctctgccctatgggactcccaatcacggctggttgtgatacagcctggatttgatttgttgtctgtagtgacgcctcaagcactgagatgcagtaccttagaccgctgtgccactcgggagcccaaactaGCAACCCTCCAGTTGATGGCTGGcctctctaactgctaggctacctgccacctcaacAATAAAAAGCATTCAAAAACACAACTTTAGATATGATTAGGGAATATGATTTGTCAAAATGTGTTGACATAAACCACTTTTATTTATGGAAGAATAGCAAGGGCACAGATGGTTCCATGGGCCTCAGCTGCTAGGGTTGGCCTAATTGAATAGTGTCTCCCTGAAGACCAGTTCCTGCCAGTGCCAGCAAGGAAACAGTAAGCAGGGGGGTGTGGAGGAGGAGCCCAATACTGAGGGCTCACTTTGAAGTTGCTCAGTTGTTTTCAGTCATGCTGAAGGTTGTCAACTTGGCCGTAGGCTATAAGAAAGCATGAGACCCTGAGGAGACTTCAAAACGGAGGTGGGTTCTTAATCTAGTTTGATTGTTTGGTGATGAATAAGTTGCAAAATAGCTATTAACTCTTGATTCCTAATGTCTTTATTTTGTGTTTCATATGTGGTCATTGTAATATTTGGTGGAGTTAGTGGCACAATATAGATTTGGACTACTGATAGTAATGCTAAGTATGTTTATTGGAATATAAAAAGGGAGCCATATAAAGCAAATACAACATATTTTTACAGTGAAAATCATATGCCAATCATCAGAGATTACATTATTAATACTCAGGTCTATATTTGTTTTAAAATACCAGTCCATTTACCTGGTTTAGTGAGactgtgtgaagaaatgtattAATTCCATCACAAGGGCCATGACTAGGCTATTGCTTGATGGGCTTAAAGACATCCACCAGTGATTTTTGTACTTTTACTGTTGAAAAGCGATATACCAAATACAAACACAGTAAAGCACACACACTAAAgggtcaaaaatatattttgagcaAAATAGTTAATATTTTTTTCTGACACAACCGCAAACGTCAAGGAGTATGGAATTCAAACACTTGGTCTGATGGTAATCGGTGATGTCGACGGCCTCCCTCCTTGCTTGAGGAGCAATAGAGAACAAAAGCCACCCCCACAACTTGTGCTGTCACGACATACCcggaccacctattgagatgtgccttttgttagGTAACTCAgttaaatgaggtgaaaaggagactggagtgtCACATTAAGGTCAGAGTGACAGGGCTGGGTTGGTTACTTTCTAAACGTAATCAGTTACCTAAATAAAAGGTACCTAggctgtccaaaattgtaatcggtAATGTAGTTCTCTTCCAAGGTTCAGATGAATCGGTGGCGGAGATCAGTGGATGAGATCCAGGCCAGGAAACGGCAGGTCACAGAGTGTGAGCGTGCCCTGGAAGCCCTGTGCAAGGTGACTGCCTGTTTCCAACAGATGGCCATCTCTATCGGAAGTAACTCAG from Salvelinus fontinalis isolate EN_2023a chromosome 18, ASM2944872v1, whole genome shotgun sequence carries:
- the LOC129815711 gene encoding E3 ubiquitin-protein ligase RNF182; translated protein: MSQKLEKLTLETDQSCQPLVYTVEELECKICYNRYDTRTRKPKVLGCLHRVCAKCLKKIVENSSPSIVSCPFCRHETHVSDDDIWLLQDDSNILAILTYQDRARKSGGSITPSGEVLLTPGSLSGSGGGEGGCGGTGGGCVTTSEQSHSSSDCLVITIMEVPGESQSSDSMSMLNMVRLYRPASLASLPCHLPAQKCGAWTSRTFPSFLIGVLCLVYFSSLPLGIYLLMIQQLTLGIILVSLVPSTLVLCVFYGFCQCLCHEIMQSIAT